Sequence from the Thermocaproicibacter melissae genome:
AATTACAGCGGCAACGAACTTTACCGCATTGCCTGCGGCCCGAACGGCGACGACTACAACTGGACGGAAACCGTCATGCGCCTTGCGGGAAAATTCATGAATGCCCTCTCCCTCCACTATTACACCGTGCCAAACACTTGGGAGGACAAAGGCTCAGCGACGGAATTTACGGAAGCCGAGTGGTACAAGACCCTGCGCAAAACGCTTTTTATGGAAGAACTGATTAACCACCACACCTCCATTATGGACCGCTACGACCCCGAACATAAAGTCGGACTTGTCGTTGACGAATGGGGCACCTGGTACAATGTAGAACCGGGAACCAACCCAAGTTTCCTCTACCAGCAGAACACCATGCGCGATGCACTTGTTGCCGCCATCAACCTCAACATCTTCAACAAACACAGCGACCGCGTTGTCATGGCGAATATTGCGCAGGTTGTCAACGTGCTGCAGTCCGTCATCCTCACCGAAGGTGACAAGATGATTCTGACACCGACCTATCATGTGTTCGACCTCTACAAGGATCATCAGGATGCAACCCTGATTGAAAGCTTCGTGGAAGCCGAAACCATCGGCGGCGAGGACACGGTTCCGAGTCTTCATGAATCCGCATCCGTCAGCGAAGACGGCACCGTTCACGTCACCCTTGCCAACCTTTCCATCGACAAGGCATATCCCGTGGAGGCACTCCTCGCAGGACTGGATGCAAAATCCGTTACGGCCAAAATTCTCACCAACAAATACAATGCGTTCAACACGTTTGAAGCGCCGAACACTGTTAAAATCGAGGACTTCAAGGATATTACGACTACCGCTGACGGGTTCCGCTTTGAAATTCCGGCCTGCAGCGTGATGGAACTGACGATTGCCTGATGGAACGCATTCCGTGCCGTAAATGCCTCGACAAGGACATGACGGAGGAAGAATACCGCAGCCTTATCGGGCGATACATTGACGCAATCGCCGAGGACAGACGCACCCCCGAGGAGGAATACAGCCGCAGACTGAAAATCTGCAGCACCTGCAAAAGACTTACGGGAGGGATGTGCCTCCTCTGCGGATGTTTTGCGGAAGTGCGGGCTGCCGTGAAGGACCGTCATTGTGCCGAGGTACCTGCAAAATGGTAAAAGACAGGCCTGCCGTTGATACGGCAGGCCTGTTTTGTTTCTTGCTTAGATTAAAGGAAACTGCAGACTGTCTTTCCCATTTCCTCGCAGCCGACTTTTCTGATCCCTTCCGTCCAGATATCCGGCGTGCGAACCGTTTCCAGCGCTGTGGAAACCGCGTTCTCCACAGCATCGGCGGCTTCCGCCTCGCCGAACGAAATTCGGAGCATCATAGCCGCGGAAAGAATCGTCGCGAGGGGATTTGCCATTCCCGTTCCAGCAATATCGGGGGCAGAGCCGTGAACCGGCTCATATAGCCCATTCGTACCGTTTCCGAGGCTTGCAGAGGGAAGCATGCCGATGGAACCGCTTATCATAGAGGCTTCGTCGGAAAGAATATCGCCGAACATATTCGACGTTACAATGACATCGAACTGCTTCGGGTCGCGCACAAGCTGCATGGAGCAGTTGTCGACATACAGGTGGGAAAGCTCCACATCCGGGTATTCTTCCTTTCCGATGCGCTCGACAGTTTTGCGCCACAGGCGCGAAGATTCCAGCACGTTTGCTTTATCCACGCTGCAAAGCTTTTTCTTGCGCTTGCGCGCGGTTTCAAAACCGACACGGGCGATGCGTTCAATTTCGGGCACGGTATACATTTCGGTGTCATAGGCGGCTTCTGCACCGTCCACCTGCTTTCTGCCGCGCTCCCCGAAATAGATGCCGCCCGTCAACTCGCGCACAATCATAATGTTAAGCCCCGTTCCGATGACGGAATCCTTCAGAGGAGATGCGCTGCGAAGCTGCGGAAATATCATCGACGGGCGCAGGTTCGCATAAAGCCCCAGCGCTTTGCGGATACCGAGTAGGCCTGCCTCCGGCCGCTTCTCGCCCGGCAGGGAATCCCACTTGGGGCCGCCCACCGCTCCGAGCAGCGTGGCATCGGCAGCTTTGCATTTCTCCACCGTTTCTTGGGGAAAGGGGGTTCCAACGGCATCAATGGCACAGCCGCCGAGAAGAGCTTCCTCAAACTCCACGCCGAAACCGAACTTCTCCCCCGCCTTCTGCAAAACCAGCGCGGCCTGCGTTACGATTTCCGGCCCGATTCCATCTCCCTTGAGGAGGACGATTCGATAGCTCCTCATACGGGCATTTCTCCCTTCTTTTTCTGTTCTGCGCGGTTGATGGCACAGATGATGCCCTTAATGGAAGCGAGGCTGATATTGTTGTCGATACCGACGCCGAATGCGGGAGATCCGTCCGGTGCAGTCAGATGAATATAGGAGACTGCCTGAGAATCAGCGCCCGAACTGATAGCATTTTCACGGTAAGTGACAAACTGGTAATCCGTGATGCCGACTGAGCGGAGCGCATTGAAGAACGCGCTGATTGGGCCGTTGCCTGTTCCGCCGATGATGTGGTCCTCGTGGCCGAAGCGGATGACGCCTTCAAAGCGCACCTGCGTGCCGACCTCGCCTTCGCCTGCGTCGTGGAGGCGATATTTTTTCAGGTTGTACGGTGCGTGAACATCAATATAATTCTTGCGGAAAATTTCGTAAACCTCTTCCGCCTTCAGCTCGCGGCCGGCCTTGTCGCATGCATTCTTGACGAGAGCACCGAATTCCGGATGCATCGCCTTAGGCAGTTCAAAGCCGAAACTCTGCTCCAATACAAACGCGGCGCCGCCTTTGCCGGACTGGCTGTTGATGCGGATAATCGGTTCATACTGACGCCCCACATCCGCCGGATCAATGGGCAGGTACGGAACCTCCCAATACTGCGTGGCGCCCGAGGCCATATACTTTTCACCTTTGCTGATGGCGTCTTGGTGGGAACCGGAGAACGCTGTGAAAACAAGGTCTCCCGCATACGGGTGACGCTCATGGACCTTCATCTTCGTGCATTTTTCATACATGCGGCGAATGTCCGAAATATGGGAAAAATCAAGGCCCGGGTCTACCCCCTGCGAATACATATTCATGGCAGTTACCATGATATCGGCATTACCGGTGCGCTCACCGTTGCCGAACAGGGTACCCTCCACGCGTTCGGCGCCTGCCATAATGCCGAGCTCCGTTGCGGCGATTGCCGTTCCTCTGTCATTGTGCGGGTGGATGCTGAGGATAATGCTGTCACGGTTTTTGATGTGCCGGCTGAAATATTCAATCTGGTCTGCGTAGCAGTTCGGCGTTGCCAATTCCACCGTGTTCGGCAGGTTCAGAATCAGCTTGTGCTCCGGCGTAGGCTCAAGCACTTCCATGACTTTTTCGCAGATGAGAATGGAGTTCTCGATTTCTGTTCCCGAAAAGCTCTCCGGAGAATACTCGTAGCGGATGTTGATGCCGCTCTTTGCGGTTTCTTCATCGGTCAGTTTTTTAATCAGCTTTGCGCCTTCCACCGCAATGTTGATGACCCCCTGCATATCGGTTTTGAACACGACCTTGCGCTGCAGGGTGGAAGTGGAGTTATAGAAATGCACGATTACATTTTTCGCGCCGCGGATTGCTTCAAACGTCTTGCGAATCAGATGCTCACGCGCCTGCACCAACACCTGAATCGTCACGTCGTCCGGAATAAAGTTCTTTTCAATTAGAGTGCGAAGAATTTCATATTCCGTTTCGGAGGCGGAGGGGAACCCGACCTCGATTTCTTTGAAGCCGATATCAACAAGCGTCTGGAAAAAGAGTAGTTTTTCTTCCAGATTCATCGGATCCACGAGAGCCTGATTGCCGTCGCGAAGATCCACACTGCACCAGATGGGCGGCTTGTCAATGACCTTATCCGGCCACTGGCGGTCCGGCAACGAAATCGGATGAAACGGGATGTACTTTTTGCAGCCTTGATACATACCAAACACTCTCCTTTTCTAGTCTGAAATTGCCTATCGTTTTCAAAGGATTTATACACAAAGTGCAGGCACAATTGGAATACCTTACCCAATAAAAAAAATCCCGAATACAGCTTTTGCTGTATTCGGGACGAAATTGCTTTCGTGGTACCACCCAAACTTCGGCTCAAAAATGAGCCCTCAGCAGCCTCAAACAAGGCCTCGGCCAGTAACGCTGCCGCTGCGGCCGCTTCTAACGCTTGCGCATCGAATACGGCGGCTCCAGGATGAGCTATACGCAAAAACCACAGTACCGATCTCGCACCAAACGCCGGCTCTCTGAAACATTGCAGTTAATGCCTTTTTCCCTTCGTTGCCTTTTAAAGTATTAAATTACTGATATTATACGCACGAACAGGCATTTTGTCAACTATAGAATTATTCTTTTTCTCCTTTTTCATTCTCTTTGTGGCCGAACGCATGTTCCGCCGCTTCTCGGGCTAGATCAATCAGCATGACGCCGTTGCCTGGATCCTTCTTTTCGGTTTCGGGAATCTTTGCATAAACCTCGCCAACCATGGAGCGCATCCACAGGTCAGGCATGATGCGCATAGAGTAGCCGCATCCACTCTCGGTCATCCAGTCGTAGAATTCGGCGCGCGGCAGGCCATAGGCGGAAAGAATGGACATCAGCGAACCTCCGTGTGCCACAATGACAGCAGAAGTGATGCCCGAAGTCATAAGGCCCTTGACGATTTTCTCAAAGGCGGCGCAGGTGCGCTGGAAGAACTGCGCGCCGCTTTCTCCTCCCGGAGGAACAACTTCCTTGCCTTCACCGGCAATCCAGCGCGCAAAGGCAGGGTCTTTTGCCGCAATCTCCTTTGCGGTCTTTCCTTCCCATTCGCCAAAATCGCACTCGCGAAGGTCATTCATCAGAATCGGCTTGGCTTCGGGGTAGAGAATCTTCATGGTCTGAGTGCAGCGCTTGAGCGGGCTGCAGAAATAGACATCTGCCTTCGGATACGGCGCTTTTTTAGCGAGCTTCTTAAGGCGTTTGATCCCTTCGGCGGAAAGCGGCAGATCGGTGCTGCCAATGTAGCGGCCCTCGGCATTTCCGGCTGTCAGGCCGTGGCGAATCAAATGAATTGTATAAGATTTCAAACTAAAACCTCCCTAGCGCTTTTGCGCCCTTTTTGACGTAACTCTTCGGAAAACCCAAAATGAAGGGAAAAAGTCAACCTGCGCGCACGAAATATAGCGGCTTTACAAAACGTTATATCTATTGTATGATTTACTGGACGTTTTCTTTCACAATTCGACAGAGGGTGAAGCCGATGAACAGCAGCTTTGGGCGAATTATAACGCTGTTGAGAAAAGAACGGGGATACAGTCAGAAAAAAGTAGCCGCTGACTTGTCCATCTCACAAGCGCTTCTTTCGCATTACGAAAAGGGAATCCGCGAATGCGGGCTTGATTTCGTTGTCAAAGTAGCAGATTATTACGATGTATCGTGCGATTATCTGCTGGGCAGAACTCCTCACCGCAGCGGCGCTACCATCTCGGTTGAAGATATTCCCGAGCCGGATGCCGCAGGGAAGGAAAATATCATGCACGGAGCCGGAAGCTTGCTGCCGGTGCTCAACAAAAAGCTGATTGCAAATTCCCTAAACGTTCTTTACGGCTGTCTGCAGAAGTTTAACTGCAGAGCATTGACGACCGAAATTTCCGCCTACTTGAATCTTGCTGTTTACCGTGCTTTCCGGATGCTGTATTCAGCCAATGCGAAGAACCCGCAGGGGCTGTTCTCTGTTCCGCTAAGGCAGGGAGACGGATATGCTACCGCAGCGCAGGAAATTGCCCTGAGCAATGCCGAATCCCTTCTGGCCGGCGAAAAAGTGGAAAATCTCGAACCTGTTGCCAAGGGACAGGCTCCAGCCTTATCCCCCGAAAAAATCAACGAGGAATACCCGCTGTTTGCTTCTTCGCTGTTTAACCTCATCCAAAGTTCTGAAAATCGGATGGGTGCCAAAAAAGGTCAGAATTGATTATAGCATACATTGGTTGAAAATTGAATGATAAAATAATACTCCCGAGGTTCTCATTCCGATGAGTGCCTCGGGAGTTTTTTGTCTTTTATGTTCCGTCGCTTTTCAGGAGTTCACGGTAAAGGCGAATATATTCGTTTGCGCAATGCCCCCAACTGAAGTCACATGCCATGGCGCGGCGAATCAGCATGTTCCACCCTTCCCTATCGCGGTAGGCTTTCAGCGCGCGCTCAACCGCTTCTTTCATGCGGCCGGCATCATACTCTTGGAAGGTAAATCCGTTGCCTTCCCCATCGTTGTAATCCCGAATCGAATCTTTCAGGCCGCCGGTCTCGCGCACAACGGGAATTGTTCCGTAGCGCAGGGCAATCAACTGGGCGTGACCGCAAGGCTCACACTTTGACGGCATGAGGAAAATATCGGACGCAGCATAGATTTTATGCGACAGTTCCGGAATAAACCCAAAGCATGAGCAGACACGTCCCGGCCAGCGCTGCTGCAATTCCTTAAAGAAATTCTCATAGTCCCAGTCTCCGGAACCGAGAATCACAAACTGAGCGTCCGATTTCTGAAGCAGGCTATCAATCGCCTCTTCTACAAGGTCAAGTCCTTTGGATGGAACCATTCGGGTTACCATGCCGATGAGCGGAACGGCAACATCCTGCCTCAAATTCAGGCGTTTCTGCAATTCCAGTTTGTTCTTTGCTTTTCCGGTTAAGTCGTCTGCTGAGTAATTCGCATAAATATCCCGGTCCGTTTCCGGGTTATAAACGGTGACATCAATTCCGTTCAAAATTCCTTGGATTTTCCGGCTGTGCTCCTGAAGAATGCTCTCCAACCCGTAAGCGAACAACGGGTCGAGAATCTCTTTTGCGTAGGTCGGGCTAACCGTAGTAACGCAGTTCGCGCACTCGATTCCTCCCTTGAGGAGGTTGATGTAATTTCCGTGTTCCAGTAGCGGCATGGAGGACTGCGGAAACCCAAGCACATCCTCCAAAATCTCTTTGCTGAATTTACCCTGATACTGAATGTTGTGAATCGTCAGAATCGTCTTTATACCGCGGAACCAGTCTTTGCTTGCATAGAACTGACTGTAATAAACCGGAACAAGCGCCGTCTGCCAGTCGTTGCAGTGGATGATATCCGGTTTGAAATCAAGGCACGGAAGCATTTCGATGACAGCACGGGAAAAGAACGCGAAACGCTCCGCGTCATCGTAATGCCCGTAAAGGCCGTGGCGCTTGAAATAGTACTGATTGTCGAGGAGGTAAAAAATCACATTGTCCACACGAGTCTCGAACACGCCGCAATACTGTCTGCGCCATGCCACAGGGACAGACAGACTCGTTACGAACTTCATGTTGTCGCGAAGCTCCTGCGGAATGTCCTCATAGAGTGGCAGAACAACCCGGCAGCCGATGAGGCGCAGGCGAAGCGCCTTCGGAAGGGAACCCGCTACCTTCGCAAGTCCTCCCGTTGAAGCAAACGGTACGGCCTCACTTGCACAATACAAGACTTTCAATACAGTTACCTCCTGTCCCTCTGTCGGACGACACTGCCTTTGGCGATGGAAACCGGATATGACTGAGAAATCGTATGGTCTTCCTTCATCTGCTCCTTCTTGTCCGTAATGGCATCATTCTGTAATTATCATCTTGGTGACCTGCAGAACAACGCAGTTCTCAGTGACGGCGTTCTCTTGCGCTTTGTGCTTACATGGCAGACCATGAATTTTCTAACGTTATTTCCGCTTTATGTATATCAAGAAAGTCATATACCCTGATATTGGTCTCTAATAGTACAGGTAAAAGGGTAATCATCCCGTTGTTTGGCGAAAATACTTCCTAATGGGCCGGTATTTCTGACATAATCATACCATTATTTTTCGTATAATCAAGTAATCTTAGTAATTTTCTCATAGTTTTCACATCGCTTTGTTGAATGTTTTAGTAATATCGTCATAATATTTTGTTGATTCGCTTGCTAGCAAACTTGAATTGTCATATCACATAAGATTGTCGTATTTCCCATTAAAGCGGCAATGATTTTTCGTAGATTTTTACTGATATTTCTGATTTGCTGATTCTCATACAAATTGTCAGCTTTGCTCTGGGTTTTACCTAAGAATAAATAATGTCCTGCGGCAAGCCGCAGGACAAATTAAAAAACTCCCGCAGCTTTCGCTGCGGGAGCTGAATCGGAATTGCACGAAATTATTCGTGGTCAACTTTGTACATGTGCTGAATGAGGTTGAGAACCTTGTTGCTGTAACCCCACTCATTGTCGTACCAAGCAATCAGCTTGACGAAGTGGTCGTTCAGCATAATGCCGGCAGTAGCATCGAAAATCGATGTATGCGGATCGCCGAGAATATCGGAAGAAACGATAGCGTCTTCGGTGTAAGCCAGAACGCCCTTCATTTCGCCCTCAGATGCTTCTTTGACAGCCTTGCAGATCTCTTCATAGGTGGTGGCTTTCTCAAGACGGCAGGTCAAGTCAACAACGGAGCCATCGAGCGTAGGAACGCGCATGGACATACCGGTGAGTTTGCCCTTCAGGGACGGGATGACAAGAGCGCAAGCCTTTGCAGCGCCGGTGGAGGAAGGAATGATGTTGCCGGAAGCCGCACGGCCGCCGCGCCAATCCTTCATGGAAGGTCCGTCAACCGTCTTCTGGGTAGCGGTGGTGGAGTGAACCGTGGTCATGAGGCCTTCCACAATGCCGAACTTGTCGTTAATGACCTTTGCCAGCGGAGCAAGGCAGTTTGTGGTGCAGGATGCGTTAGAAACAACTTTCATATCCTTTGTATAGGTGTCAAGGTTGACGCCGCATACAAAAGTCGGAGTTTCTTTATCCTTTGCAGGAGCAGAAATAACAACTTTCTTTGCGCCTGCTTTCAGGTGAGCGGATGCCTTTTCGGTGGTTGTGAAAACACCCGTGGATTCAACAACATACTCAGCATTGACTTTTGCCCACGGAATGTTGCTCGGATCCTTCTCAGCAAAAACATCAATTGCGTGGCCGTTTACGACCAGCTTGCCGTTCTCTGCTTTGATGTCGCCGTTGAAATGACCATGCATGGTGTCGTACTTAACCATGTAAACCATGTAGTCGAGGCCAATGAACGGGTCATTGATTCCGACGATTTCAAATGTTTCCGGCTGAGCAACTGCTGCACGGAACACAAGACGGCCAATGCGGCCGAAGCCGTTAATGCCAATTTTAATGGACATAACTTGCTACCTCCTGTTTATTAATCAGACTTTTATTATTTTATAGCATTCGGGTTCGTTTTACAAGTGATTCTGACAGTTTTTTAACTAACTTTTTATTGCCGCGGAAATGTCTGGAATCGGTTCTCTCTTTTCCACAATTTTATGCTCGCCATGGTAAACTTTCTGGAGAAAATCGAGATACTCCCGTTCCTCGGAAGTTTTTTCCGCGTTTTGCTTGTCTGTTTCTTCCGCCGATTCACGGTTCTGAGCCAGAGTATCATCTTCGGAAAAATCCGGAGTAATCTCCACCATCGGCACAGAGGTACGGCGTTTTCCTTCTGCGGAAAGATACGCTATGCCGTAAACGGCCAGGAGCAAATCCACAAAGTAAAAGCCGGCTGAGATACCGCCGAGAGTACTCCGGCCCGCAAACAGCAGCGCAATATTGGGAATGCTGTCTGTCAACGCCGCGATAACTGCTGGAAATCCATAGAGAAAAACTCTTTTTGCTCCCCGGGCCGCGTCGACACCTGCAAGCAGCTTTGTCTGCGCAAAGAGGAATAAAAGGAGAAGGACAGCCGTAAATGTGTGGTAGATGTTTTCAAACCGGTTAACCGTAGCCACATAAGTGATGAAAAGGGAAATCAGCCGGAAGCAGCCCCAAACCGGCAAAAGAAGTGCCGCAAGCGGATGGCGCCGAAGAACCATGCTACCGCAGCCGAAATCGTACGCAGCCATCAGAAGAGCCACCGCCGCGCCTACCCCAAAAATGGCGAGCAGCATGTTCATCGGCGAGAATCCGTTCCCGAGGCTAACAATTGACTGACCGGCGAGGAAAACACCGGCAAGTGCGGCGAAAACCGCAGCGGAAACACTTTGCACGGACTCTTTTAGTTGCGGCTGGTCTTTTCGCCTTCCGAGGAAAGCCGTTACCGCCGCCCCAAGTATGGCAACCGCTGCCCCTGTTACAGCCATTTTGCCGTTATCTTTGTAAAATCCGGTTGTTGGGTCAATCCATGTGAAAACAGAGTAAATGCGAATCGGAAGCACTGCAGCCACAGTAACCAAAAACGCAGCCCAGGCACGTTTCATAGACATCTTTCCTCCCATCGTTCCGCCTTATCTTTTGCCTTATCTTTCTGCAAGGGGCACATACGGTCTGTTCTTTGCAAGGGAACGATAGGCAGGACGCATGATTCTTCCGCAGGTTTGCATTTCTTCGATACGGTGCGCGCACCATCCAGCGATGCGGGATACCGCGAAAAGCGGTGTGTAAAGATCGCTGGGGATTCCGAGCATCTCATACACGAGGCCGGAATAGAAATCCACATTTGCACACATGACCTTTGTCTTGCCCGTAACCTTGGTAAAGACTTTCGGGGCGAGCTTCTCAACAAGCTCGAAAAGCTCAAATTTGCCGAGCATTCCTTTTTCGCTGGCAAGTTTCTTTGCATGCGAACGCAGGATGACCGCGCGCGGGTCGGATAGGGTGTAGACTGCATGTCCCATGCCGTAAATGAGGCCGCTGTGGTCGCAAGCCTCGCCTCTCAGGATTTTTTCCAGATAAGCCGCAACTTCATCTTCATCCTTCCAGTCTTTCACCTGCTCCATCAGTTCATTCATCATCATCATGACGCGATGGTTTGCTCCGCCGTGGCGAGGCCCCTTGAGCGAACCGATGCCTGCGGCAATTGCGGAGTAGATATCCGTTCCGGTTGAGGAGAGGGCGCGCGTTGCAAAAGTGGAGTTGTTGCCGCCGCCGTGCTCCGCATGAATCATCATGCAGATATCGAGCAGCTTTGCCTCCTCATCGGTGAACACGCGGTCGGGCCGGATGGCATTCAGAATCGACTCGGCAGTTGACTGTGATGGGTCGATGGGGTGAAAATACATACTCTGCTTATCATAGTGCCTGCGCTTGACCTGATAGGCGTAGGTCATAATGGTGGGAAGGCGGGCGATTAACTGGATGGACTGCCGCATATTGTTTTCCAGCGACGGATCATCCGGGTTGTCGTCATAAGAATACAGCGCCAGAACGGAACGCGCCAGCTTGTTCATCACGTTTTTGGAAGGCGCCTTGATAATCATATCTTCCGCAAAATATTCCGGCAGCTCACGGCAGCTGCTCAACACCTTTGTGAAGTGGTCCAGCTGCTCACGCGTTGGAAGTTTTCCGAAAAGCAGAAGCCAAGCAACCTCTTCAAAGCCAAAGCGGTTCTCACGCACACAGCCGTCTACGATTTCATTGATGTCGATTCCGCGGTATGTCAGCTTTCCTTCATCGGGAATCCGTTCGCCGTCCGCAATCAAGTATCCGTGGACATTGCAAATCAGCGTCAGGCCGGCCATCACGCCGGTACCGTCGGGATTCCTTAAACCGCGTTTGACATTGTAAAGTTCATAGTCTTTGGGAGAAATCCGATTGTTCGCACGGTATTCCTCGCACAGTTCCTTCAGCTGAGGACTTGACTTGTCCAGAGAATAAATTTCCTGCTTCGTTCCCATACTCGATGTCTCCCCCGTCTAATACAAAAAATAAGCCGCCTCTGGCTTTTGCCGCGCGGCTTAGAGAATTCTTTATCAGCTAATTCATTTTATATCAGCACTATGGCAAAGTCAAGCAAATAAAAGCGGTTTTTAACAAATTTATGCAGTATTCAGCATAAATATTTCATTTTCTTCCGTTTCATCGGTCATTTTGGCTTAACTGAGCTTCATTTTTGAATTTTTCATTAGGTGTTCCTGTATTTTTTCAAGCAAGTACATGGAGGGAAAAACAAATGAGTTCAAAAAGAGGAATCCTGCTCCTTTGTCTAATATTTTTTCTCTGTATGACACTGATTCCGCTCGCCGGACTCGGCGGAAGTTCCGGCTCCGCCTCCGGCGGAGGCTTCGGCAGCAAAAACGGCAGTAACTCTTCCGGCACATCTGTCAGCCTGCCGCCTTCCACAAAGCAATTCCGAATCCGAGATACGGCAACGGGCAATATCATAACCGTTGACGACAACGCTTTTGTGCGCGGTGCGATTGCGGCGGAAATGTCGCCCGAAGCGCCGCAGGAAGCGTTGAAAGCGCAGGCGGTTGCGGCTTACACCTATTACAGCAGAATCCGCCAGATAAGAAGAGCGCAATCCGGAAATTCGTACGACTTTGACGCCTGCCCCTCGGAGTGGAGCGTCTATGTAACAGACAGCGAGATGCAGAAGCGCTGGGGAAATTCCTATCCAAAATACTCGGATTCCCTCAACAAGGCGGCCAGTGCGGTTCTGGGGCAGGTGTTAGAGTACAACGGTGCCCTGATTGACGCAACCTACTTTGCCATTTCATCGGGAAACACAGAAAATTCTGCGGATGTCTGGGGGACACAGTACCCCTATCTCGTCTCCGTTGCAAGCCCGTGGGACGCCTTTGCGGGAGGATACCAGTCTTCGGCCGCTTTTTCGGACAGCGAGTTCGTTGAACGCGTGAAAAAAGTGTGTCCCTCTGCAAACTTAACCGGCGACGCGGGAAGCTGGGTCAGCTCACCGGTGTGTTCTGCGGCGGGCACCGTGAAAACGATTCAAATCGGCGGACAAAACCTGACCGGCATGCAAGTGCGGCAGGCCTTCGGTCTGCGCTCCGCCGTCTTTACGATAACCCATAGCAACGGA
This genomic interval carries:
- the spoIID gene encoding stage II sporulation protein D, with protein sequence MSSKRGILLLCLIFFLCMTLIPLAGLGGSSGSASGGGFGSKNGSNSSGTSVSLPPSTKQFRIRDTATGNIITVDDNAFVRGAIAAEMSPEAPQEALKAQAVAAYTYYSRIRQIRRAQSGNSYDFDACPSEWSVYVTDSEMQKRWGNSYPKYSDSLNKAASAVLGQVLEYNGALIDATYFAISSGNTENSADVWGTQYPYLVSVASPWDAFAGGYQSSAAFSDSEFVERVKKVCPSANLTGDAGSWVSSPVCSAAGTVKTIQIGGQNLTGMQVRQAFGLRSAVFTITHSNGQFTFTVKGYGHGVGMSQTGAEAMAREGATYREILSWYYPGTEIRTL
- a CDS encoding citrate/2-methylcitrate synthase; translated protein: MGTKQEIYSLDKSSPQLKELCEEYRANNRISPKDYELYNVKRGLRNPDGTGVMAGLTLICNVHGYLIADGERIPDEGKLTYRGIDINEIVDGCVRENRFGFEEVAWLLLFGKLPTREQLDHFTKVLSSCRELPEYFAEDMIIKAPSKNVMNKLARSVLALYSYDDNPDDPSLENNMRQSIQLIARLPTIMTYAYQVKRRHYDKQSMYFHPIDPSQSTAESILNAIRPDRVFTDEEAKLLDICMMIHAEHGGGNNSTFATRALSSTGTDIYSAIAAGIGSLKGPRHGGANHRVMMMMNELMEQVKDWKDEDEVAAYLEKILRGEACDHSGLIYGMGHAVYTLSDPRAVILRSHAKKLASEKGMLGKFELFELVEKLAPKVFTKVTGKTKVMCANVDFYSGLVYEMLGIPSDLYTPLFAVSRIAGWCAHRIEEMQTCGRIMRPAYRSLAKNRPYVPLAER
- the gap gene encoding type I glyceraldehyde-3-phosphate dehydrogenase, whose product is MSIKIGINGFGRIGRLVFRAAVAQPETFEIVGINDPFIGLDYMVYMVKYDTMHGHFNGDIKAENGKLVVNGHAIDVFAEKDPSNIPWAKVNAEYVVESTGVFTTTEKASAHLKAGAKKVVISAPAKDKETPTFVCGVNLDTYTKDMKVVSNASCTTNCLAPLAKVINDKFGIVEGLMTTVHSTTATQKTVDGPSMKDWRGGRAASGNIIPSSTGAAKACALVIPSLKGKLTGMSMRVPTLDGSVVDLTCRLEKATTYEEICKAVKEASEGEMKGVLAYTEDAIVSSDILGDPHTSIFDATAGIMLNDHFVKLIAWYDNEWGYSNKVLNLIQHMYKVDHE